The DNA sequence CGCCCAAGGGATGGACCGGGCCCAGATACGTCGACGGGCAGCGCGTCGAAGGTACCTGTCGCTCCCATCAGTTACCCCTGGCGGACCTTGGCCAAGCGACGCACTTGCTACAGCTGCAGCAATGGCTGGAAAGCTACCGTCCGCAAGAGCTGTTTGACGCGCAAGGCGCGTTGCTGCCCGAGCTGGCCGCGCTGGCGCCTTGCGGCCGCCGGCGCATGAGTGCGAACCCGCATGCCAACGGGGGGATGCTGCTGCGGGCACTGGATCTTCCGCGCTACGCGGACTATTGCGTGTCGATGACAGGGCCGGGGCAGGTACGGGCCGAGGCGACCAGGGTGTTGGGCAGGTATGTATGCGATGTCATGAAAAACAGCCGGTTGTCCCACAACTTCCGACTGTTCGGCCCCGATGAAACGGCGTCCAACCGTCTGGACGCAGTGTTCGAGGCTGCCGACAAGATGTGGCTGGATACCTGCGGTAGCGATGACAAACACCTTTCGGCACAGGGCCGGGTCATGGAAATACTCAGTGAGCACATCTGTGAGGGCTGGCTGGAGGGCTACCTGTTGACCGGCCGGCACGGCCTGTTCTCCTGCTACGAAGCCTTCATCCACATTGTCGATTCGATGATCAATCAACATGCCAAATGGCTCAAGACCGCTGCCGAGGTGCCGTGGCGCAAGCCGATTGCGTCGTTGAACATCCTGCTGACTTCGCATGTGTGGCGCCAGGACCACAACGGCTTCTCGCACCAGGACCCTGGCTTCCTCGACCTGCTGGCCAACAAGAAGGCCAATGTTGCGCGAATCTACCTGCCCCCTGATGCCAACTGCCTGTTGTCAGTGGCCGAGCATTGCTTGCGCAGCCGCAACTACATCAATGTCATCGTTGCCGGCAAGCAGCTGGAATGGCAATGGCTCGACGGGGAAGCCGCTGCGGTGCATTGCCAGGCGGGTATCGGTCGCTGGGCCTGGGCCAGCCATGATGACGATGCGCCCGAGGTGGTGCTCGCCTGCGCCGGCGATGTGCCGACGCTGGAGGTGCTGGCAGCGGTGACGCTGCTTCGCGAACAGGCGCCTGAGGTGCGGCTGAGAGTGGTGAATGTTGTCGATCTGATGGCGCTGCAGGTGTCGCAACAGCACCCCCACGGCTTGTCCGACCGTGACTTCACTGCCTTGTTCACCGAGGATCAGCCGGTGATCTTTGCCTTCCATGGTTACCCGGCATTGGTGCATCGCCTGATCTACAAGCG is a window from the Pseudomonas anuradhapurensis genome containing:
- a CDS encoding phosphoketolase gives rise to the protein MSDFPSTEELEGLDAYWRAANYLTVGQIYLQGNALLASPLTLADIKPRLLGHWGTSPGLNLIYTHLNRLIRQYDLNVLFITGPGHGGPALVAQAYLDGTYTELNPAIERNVLGMTRLFRQFSWPYGIGSHVGPHVPGSIHEGGELGYSLVHAYGAALDNPQLIVACVIGDGEAETGALAASWHCNKFLNPARDGAVLPILHLNGYKIANPTVLSMISEDELTSLMYGYGYDPYFVEGDEPMEVHRALARTLEVIYEKICQIQRLARHAENPQAIDRPLWPVLVLRTPKGWTGPRYVDGQRVEGTCRSHQLPLADLGQATHLLQLQQWLESYRPQELFDAQGALLPELAALAPCGRRRMSANPHANGGMLLRALDLPRYADYCVSMTGPGQVRAEATRVLGRYVCDVMKNSRLSHNFRLFGPDETASNRLDAVFEAADKMWLDTCGSDDKHLSAQGRVMEILSEHICEGWLEGYLLTGRHGLFSCYEAFIHIVDSMINQHAKWLKTAAEVPWRKPIASLNILLTSHVWRQDHNGFSHQDPGFLDLLANKKANVARIYLPPDANCLLSVAEHCLRSRNYINVIVAGKQLEWQWLDGEAAAVHCQAGIGRWAWASHDDDAPEVVLACAGDVPTLEVLAAVTLLREQAPEVRLRVVNVVDLMALQVSQQHPHGLSDRDFTALFTEDQPVIFAFHGYPALVHRLIYKRANPQRFHVRGFREEGATTTPFDMAVINNLDRYQLVLDVFEHVPRLQPQVEQARARYWSTMEKHKLYLIEHGEDMPEVAQWRWTSPANRG